AGACCTTCGTGTCGGCCGCGATGCTGCACGGCTTCGCGCGGCACGGGCTGCGCGCGGCCGCGCTGAAGCCGGTCGCGGCCGGCGCGTACGAACGCGACGGCGTGTGGCGCAACGAGGACGCCGACCAGCTCGACGCCGCCGCGAACGTCGTGCTGCCGCCCGAGCTGCGCACGCCGTTCCTGCTGAAAGCGCCGGCCGCACCGCATATCGTCGCCGCGCAGGAAGGCGTGACGCTCGACCTCGACACGATCGTCGCGTGCCATCGCGAAGCGCAGACGCGCGCGGACGTCGTCGTCGTCGAAGGCGTAGGCGGCTTTCGCGTGCCGCTGAACGATACGCAGGACACCGCCGATCTCGCGGTCGCGCTGGGCCTGCCCGTCGTGCTCGTGGTCGGCGTCCGGCTCGGCTGCATCAACCACGCGTTGCTGACGGCCGATGCGATTCGCCAGCGCGGCCTCACGCTCGCGGGCTGGGTCGCGAACCACGTCGACCCGGCCATGTCGTTCGCCGACGAGAACGTCGCGACGATTCGCGACTGGCTTGCGCGCGAGCACCGCGCGCCACTCATCGGCCGCATCGCGCACATGACGCCGGCCGCCCCCGAATCCGCCGCGGCGATGCTCGACATCGCCGCGCTCGTCGAGTCGCTGCGCACCGCGCGGCATTGACCCAACCGATCCCCCAATCCCGCCCAGGACAGGAAAACGAAATGACCCAAGCCCAGACCGCCGCCGTGCAACCCGCCGCGATCCCCGTGGCCGCCCCGGCGTCGCAGCGCTGGCGCGTCGCCGACGTCGTCGCGCTGTTCGAGCTGCCGTTCAACGACCTGATGTTCCGCGCGCAGCAGGTGCATCGCGAGCACTTCGACGCGAACGCGGTGCAGCTGTCGACGCTGCTGTCGATCAAGACGGGCGGCTGCGAGGAAGATTGCGGCTACTGCTCGCAGTCGTCGCATCACGACACGGGCCTGAAGGCCGAGAAGCTGATGGACGTCGACACGGTGCTCGACGCCGCGCGCGCGGCGAAGGCGAACGGCGCGAGCCGCTTCTGCATGGGCGCCGCGTGGCGCAACCCGAAGGAGCGCCACATGCCGGCGCTGACCGAGATGGTGCGCGGCGTGAAGGAGCTCGGTCTCGAGACCTGCATGACGCTCGGCATGCTCGAGGACGAACAGGCGCAACAGCTCGCCGATGCGGGCCTCGACTACTACAACCACAACCTCGACACGTCGCCGGAGTTCTACGGCCAGGTGATCTCGACGCGCACGTACCAGGATCGCCTCGACACGCTCGACCGCGTGCGCGACGCGGGCATCAACGTGTGCTGCGGCGGCATCATCGGGATGGGCGAGTCGCGCCGCGAACGCGCGGGCCTGATCTCGCAGCTCGCGAACCTGAACCCGTATCCGGAATCGGTGCCGATCAACAACCTCGTCGCGATCGAAGGCACGCCGCTCGAAGGCACCGCGCCGCTCGATCCGTTCGAGTTCGTGCGCACCATCGCGGTCGCGCGCATCACGATGCCGAAGGCCGTCGTGCGCCTGTCGGCCGGGCGCGAACAGCTCGACGACGCGATGCAGGCGATGTGCTTCCTCGCCGGTGCGAACTCGATGTTCTACGGCGACCAGCTGCTGACGACCAGCAACCCGCAGACGCAGCGCGACCGCGCGCTGTTCGAGCGCCTCGGCATCCGCGCGAGCCAGGCCGACGCGCTGTCGGACAACGCGTAAGCGGCAACGGCCGGCGCGCCGCGCCCGCCGCGCCCGCCAACGAAAAAGCCGGGGCATGCCCCGGCTTTTTTCATCCGATCGTCTGCATCGGGTCATCCTACGCGTCGCGAATCAAGAGTCTTCTCGACGCGTCCACGCGCAGCTTCAGCATGCGCGTCACACGTGCGACGCCGCGCCGTCGAGCGCCGCGCGCACGCGCTCGACGCGTTGCCCGTCGACGGGCGCCAGCACCTCGCCGCGCGGCCGCACGCCCGAGCCGAAATGCACCGCGCGCACGCCGGTGGCGCGGACGAAATCGCCGACCGCGTCGATCGTGAGCCCCGAGCCGGCCAGCACCGTGCAGGTCGTGCCCGCCGCCTGCCGCACGAGCCGCGTGATCGTCGCGACCGCATCGAGCACCGACGGATGGCCGCCCGACGTCAGCACGGACGTGACGGCCGGCACGCGCAGCAACGCGTCGAACGCGGCGTTCAGATCGCGCGCGACGTCGAATGCGCGGTGAAACGTGAGCGCGCGCCCGTCGGCGGCGGCCGCGATCCGGGCCAGCGCACCGAGATCGACGTCGCCATGCGCGTCGAGCGCGCCGAACACGACGCCGTTCGCGCCGGCCGCGACCGCCGCGCGCACGTCGCGCTCGATCACGCGCAGGTCGTCGGCGTCATAGACGAACGAGCGGCTGTGCGGACGCACGATCACGTTGACGGGAATCGGCACGGCGGCCACGACGGCCTCGATCAGGCCGACGCTCGGCGTCAGCCCGCCTTCGGTGATCGCGGTCACGAGTTCGAGGCGGTCGGCGCCCGCGCGGGCGGCAGCCTTCGCATCGCCGACGGTCGTGGCGATCACTTCGAGGAGAACGGAGGAAGCGGCGTGTCGGTTCATGGGCGGCCCGCGAATCGT
This DNA window, taken from Burkholderia cenocepacia, encodes the following:
- a CDS encoding copper homeostasis protein CutC; the protein is MNRHAASSVLLEVIATTVGDAKAAARAGADRLELVTAITEGGLTPSVGLIEAVVAAVPIPVNVIVRPHSRSFVYDADDLRVIERDVRAAVAAGANGVVFGALDAHGDVDLGALARIAAAADGRALTFHRAFDVARDLNAAFDALLRVPAVTSVLTSGGHPSVLDAVATITRLVRQAAGTTCTVLAGSGLTIDAVGDFVRATGVRAVHFGSGVRPRGEVLAPVDGQRVERVRAALDGAASHV
- the bioB gene encoding biotin synthase BioB, whose product is MTQAQTAAVQPAAIPVAAPASQRWRVADVVALFELPFNDLMFRAQQVHREHFDANAVQLSTLLSIKTGGCEEDCGYCSQSSHHDTGLKAEKLMDVDTVLDAARAAKANGASRFCMGAAWRNPKERHMPALTEMVRGVKELGLETCMTLGMLEDEQAQQLADAGLDYYNHNLDTSPEFYGQVISTRTYQDRLDTLDRVRDAGINVCCGGIIGMGESRRERAGLISQLANLNPYPESVPINNLVAIEGTPLEGTAPLDPFEFVRTIAVARITMPKAVVRLSAGREQLDDAMQAMCFLAGANSMFYGDQLLTTSNPQTQRDRALFERLGIRASQADALSDNA
- the bioD gene encoding dethiobiotin synthase → MSAPLSVFVTGTDTEIGKTFVSAAMLHGFARHGLRAAALKPVAAGAYERDGVWRNEDADQLDAAANVVLPPELRTPFLLKAPAAPHIVAAQEGVTLDLDTIVACHREAQTRADVVVVEGVGGFRVPLNDTQDTADLAVALGLPVVLVVGVRLGCINHALLTADAIRQRGLTLAGWVANHVDPAMSFADENVATIRDWLAREHRAPLIGRIAHMTPAAPESAAAMLDIAALVESLRTARH